The Callithrix jacchus isolate 240 chromosome 7, calJac240_pri, whole genome shotgun sequence DNA window ttcattttattattatttttttcaatcacgtctcactgcagccccgacctctctggctcaagtgaacctcccacctcgaCCCCCCAaatagccgggaccacaggcatgtaccaccacacctggctgattatcaattctttctttctttctttctttttttttttttttttgagccagtctcactctgtagagttcaatagtgcaatctcagctctctgcaacctccacctcctgggttcaagtaattttcctgcctcagcctcctgagttgcagggattacaggcacctgccaccatgcccggctaattttttgtatctttagtagagacggggtttcaccatgttagccaggctggtctcaaactcctgacttcgtgatcctcccgcctcggcctcccaaagtgctgggattccaggtgtgagcctctgcgcccggcCCTGGCTGTTTGTCTCCCACACGTGAGTGCAGTGAGGCCCGGGCGCTGGGGCTCCGCCTGGTTCCCAAGCTGTGGCCTTGGGTGTGACTGGCCCTCTGGAAGCAGCACTGTGTTCCTAGAAGGAAGGACACCCACTCCCAGACACCAGCTAGGACGCCCACTCCCAGACACCAGCTAGAAGGACACCCACTCCCGGACACCAGCTAGAAGGATGACCACTCCCGGACACCAGCTAGAAGGATGACCACTCCCAGACACCAGCTAGAAGGACGCCCACTCCCAGACACCAGCTAGGACGCCCACTCCCGGACACCAGCTAGAAGGATGACCACTCCCGGACACCAGCTAGAAGGATGCCCACTCCTGGACACCAGCTTGTGAGGATTCCCATGCAGCTGGGGCTGGATCTGGGACTTTGGGGCCATCTCTGACACTGGTGTTGTGGGCTGGGGACCCATCTGAGCGTGCCAGCACTGGCAGGTCCACACTGCTAGCAGACATCTAGGTTTCTCCACTGTGGGACGACATTACATGGAGTCACTGTGGAGGTTCTTGTTCAGGGCCGAGAACTCTTGGTGGATTAGGGCGCAGGAGCGGGGACGGGTGGTCCCAGGGCGGACGTTGGCTCAAGCAGAAACCATGGTTTCCAGGGGGCTGTAGCCCTGGACAGCCACAGCAGGAACATGTGCTGCCCTGAAGGGACTCCTCAGGGTGCTCAGGGGCCCAGGGACCCCCTCCCAGGTGCAGCagaggtgggtgtgggtgtggtggAAGAGGGGCCAGGTCTCTGCGCTCCTCCTCCAAGGGCACAGAGGCCCAGGGGTCAGCTGCTCCCATGCTCCTTGGGTGACCCAGGGCTTGGGGGCCTGTGGCCCTTGTTAGCGCCTGGCCAGGAACTCCCACCGCCCCACCCTGTAtgcccctcccagccccatcccaggcctcagcccctcccagcccctacCCCAGAGGCCCTGGCCCTGAGCCCCCAACCtgccccaccttagcctctcatcactcccccaccctccctgctCAGTCTGGAACTCATACCTAGGGACCAGCCTTCAGGGTCCCACTTGACCCCGAGACCCGGACCCCCACCCTAGCCCAAGACCTCTCTCCAGCCAGAGGCAGGCTGACCCAGGCCTCCCTGCCGCAGGGGCGGCCCCCAGCCCATGGTGCCGTAAGAGACTTTGTCTGCCGGGTTTTTATTGGGCCCCACGGGGTGCGGAGTATGCATGGCATACGTAAGGAGAGAGCCCGGAGCAGCCAGCGGCACCTAGAACAGCGCGGCGTGGCCCAGGAGCATGTCGGGGAGGTGTCCGGCACCTGCCCTGCTCGTCCAGCAGACCTCTGGGGCTCCAGTCTGGAAGAGCCCAGCGCCTGCCCTGGTGGGCCCGGGTCAGATCTTGGCCAGGGTGGAGTGCGCGTCGCCCTGCTCCTCTTGGATGGGGGTCCGGAAACTGCCTCCCcctgagaaggagaaaaggagagattGGTGGGCAGGCGCCACTCTCCAGGAGCAGCGAGGCGGGGCCACATGGCACTCACCAGGAGGCTTGGGGGCGTCAGGGGGCGGCCTCAGGTCCCTCCGGAGTAGGTGCAGGGCCAGCAGCATGGCCAGGGGGCCCAGGAGGcccagggccaggcccaggcccaggatgGCAGCGACCGCAGGGCCTGCAGGAAGGGGCCTGCTGGGTGGGGTCCACAGGAGAGACCCCCATGCTACCCTCCTCTCCTCCCATTTGGGTTGGGGGGCCCCACTGGGCTGGGCCAGGCACCCTTACCCCTGGGGATCTCTGCAGGCCATGTGGAGGGTCCCTCTGAGGTTCTGGGCCAGGCTTCAGTGGCCCGGGCAGTGGTGGGCCTGGCAGTGGGGGCCTGGGTCCCCTGGGGCTTCGTGGCTGGAGGACCCCTGTCCTCACAGACGGCGTCTAAGCTGTTGCTGGCTGGCTGCTGGGTGCTCTTCCCGGCCAAGGTACAGCTGCAGGTGCAGGGCGTGTTGCTCAGGCCAGAGACCCCTGGGACCAGGGACACCCCAGGGGGGATGGCAGGGTCCACACTGGCCAGCCTGAGGCAGCCTCCACCACAGACGCCAGGCCAGTGGCAGCCAAGGGTCCCACCCAGCCCCACACGCCCCACCACGGGCCTCTAACACCACACTCCCTTCCCCCACATCTGCAGCCTCCAGCAGCCCCTCTGTCCTGTGACCCCAGGGCCTCCCAACTGTGGAGGGTGAGGGACCCACACACCCAGCTGTACCCATGGGAAAGGCTGCTCCCAGGCAGCAGCTTCCTGCTCCCAGATCTGGCCCAGCTGCGCAGCCAGGCTCCCCACATTGCTCCCCAAACACTGCTCTGCCCCTCCCAGACTCCCACCTttctgcccccagcccctcccagccccccagcctccccacccttCTGTTCCCCGCAGCCCCTCCCAGCTCCTAGCcctccagccccccacccccagccccacccagcacCCAGTTTCCATCACCCCCACCCCtagcccctcccagcccccagccctccAGCCCCCTAACCCCAGCCTctcccagccccccagcccccggcccagacccccacccccagccacagCCCCTCCCAGTCCCCGGCCCTCcagacccccacccccagccccagccccacccccagcccctggctggGCCCTCACTTGGTCCAGGGCTTGCAAGGCTGGTTGTCACCAGAGGAGAAGTGCCCTGGGGGGCAGGGGGCACAGTCTGCAACAAAAACAGGGTGGTCAGGGGCAGCCCACAGGCCCGCGGTGCTGGGGACATGGGGCAGAGCCTGTGAGGCAGGCACTCGTCCCCAGGGCCAGGTGCTGGGGCTTGGCCTCTGGAAGCCCTCCCTGCTCATGTCCCACCCACGGGCCCTGACCTGGGAGCCCAGTCTTGGCGATACTGGAGGAGGCATGGGTGGGGCTAGGTCCCTGCAGTCCATGCCCCATCTGCATCACGAACACCTGCTGTGCACACCCCACCAGCTGGCGCAGCCAGCAGCTCACCAACTCCGAGCTTGTAGCTGTGCATGGGCTGGGTGCCCGGCCGGCAGCGGCACACGGCGTCCTGAGTGGCTGTGCACTTCTGCTTCCGCTCACTGCCACTTCCTGAGCAGGGGCCGGATGGGGAGTCGTCAGGTGGGGGCTGTGGACAGGGTCCCCAGGAAGCGTGGGCACAGGAGGACAGCGTGGCCTTCCCACTGCACCAAGGCCACGGTCAGGGGTCTGTGACCTCCCCAGAGGTGAGGCATGGAGCCCCTACAGCCCCCAAGGCTCTTGGACCATCCCTTCCTGGCCACAGCCTGGGTTGGTTCTGTGCAGCCCCAGTCCCCTTCCCTACCCATCCACCAGCTCCAGCCACAGTGCTCAGGACAGCAGGGCCAGGCCACGTGGCCAACATGAGCTTCCCGATTCCACGTGGCTTGGCCAAGTCTGGGGCCCCAGGAGGAGGGGTATGCCCCGGGGAGATGCCTCAGTTCCTGGAAGGACCCCTGGGGGCGGCACAGACCCCGCTGTGGTTTGAAGTTTGTTTCTGAGGCTGTGGAGCCCCCACTGCTGAGTGGGAATGTGGCTGCCATCCCTGTGCTGGGTGGGCTGTGGGCAGGTGGGAGCCCCGTCTGGGGGGACTGTGGGCAGGTGGGATCCCCGTCTGGGTGGGCTGTGGGCAGGTGGGATCCCCGTCTGGGTGGGCCGTGGCAGGTGGAAACCCCATCTGGGTGGGCTATGGGCAGGTGGTAACCCCGTCTGGGTGGGTTGTGGGCAGATGAGAGCCCCGTCTGGGTGGGCTTTGGGCAGGTGGGAGCCCCGTCTGGGGCTGTGGGCAGGTGGAATCCCCGTCTGGGTGGGCTGTGGCGGGTGGGAGCCCCGTCTAGGGCTGTGAGCAGGTGGGAGTCCCATTTGGGGCTGTGGGAAGGTGGGAACCCCATCTGTCTGGGGGGCTGTGTCGGGTGGGAGCCCCGTCTAGGGGGCTGTGGGAAGGTGGGAGCCCCGTCTGGGGGACTGTGGGAAGGTGGGAGCCCCGTCAGGGGGGCTATGGGCAGGTGGGAGCCCCGTCTGGGGCTGTGGGCAGGTGGTAGCCCCGTCTGGGGGTTGTGGGCAGGTGGGAGCCCCGTCTGGGTGGACTGTGGGAAGATGGGAGCCCCGTCAGGGGGTTGTGGGCAGGTGAGCGCCATGCTGGGGTGTGGTGGGCGTGGCTCACTCACGGAGGTTACAGCGCGTGCAGGCCTTGCAGGGTTTGGCGCTGACCGAGTCACTGTAGTAGCCGGGTTCACACGGGCGGCACACGGAGTTCTGGGTGCGGCTGCAGCGGCTCACCATCCCATAGCCTGCGGCAGAGGCCACCGAATTAGGCAGCTGTCCGGCCCCCTCAGCCCCAGGCCTGCACCCATGGACTCCCCAGGCGTGTCCTCTGTCGGGTTTGGCCGGCCCCTtgcctgccccctccccaggACCACCCTCCTGGCTGGCCCCAGAGCCGACCCCCACCCCGTGCATGGCACCCCCTCACCTGGCCTGCATTCGTCACAGCACCGGCCGCCACTGGGGTAGGTGTCCCCAACACAGCGGAGCCCCGAGGCGCTCAGCACCAGGCCCAGGAGGAGCAGAGCCACCTCCCAGGGCCCCTGGACCCGTCGCCGCGCCCCCACGCACATCCTCGTCTCCGCTCTTGCCAAAGTCTGGGTTTTTCCTTGTGGGTTGTGGCTATAAGGACTGTGGAGGAGGTGAggtgagggaaggggaggggtgaagaaggcaaaggaaggggaggaggaaggtggCAGGCCAGCCGGGGACCCCGTTGGcttcttctgccttctgccctcTTCTGCCCAAGACCACTATGTTCAGACCCCAGGGCACAGTAGAGCCTGGCCTGTGGCCTAACCCTCAGCACAAAGGTTGATGGAGCACATGGGTTAACCAAGGCAGCACTGAACCAGAAGAGAGGCCCCTACAGTCTGGACCTTTGGGGTTGTGGCATTGTGTGGGCACTGGAGCATATGACCCATTGAGTGCCCAAGACTAGCTCTGAGCAGCAGTGGCCATGGCCATGATGACACAGACACACTGGCCTGGGATgacacgcctgcaatcccagcactttgggagtcggaggcggcagatcacctgaggtcaggagctccagaccagcctggccaacatggtgaaaccccgtctctactaatactacaaaaattatccaggcgtggtggcgggtgcctgtaatcccaactcctcggaggctgagacaagagaattgcttgaacccag harbors:
- the TNFRSF4 gene encoding tumor necrosis factor receptor superfamily member 4 isoform X4, which encodes MCVGARRRVQGPWEVALLLLGLVLSASGLRCVGDTYPSGGRCCDECRPGYGMVSRCSRTQNSVCRPCEPGYYSDSVSAKPCKACTRCNLRSGSERKQKCTATQDAVCRCRPGTQPMHSYKLGVDCAPCPPGHFSSGDNQPCKPWTNCTLAGKSTQQPASNSLDAVCEDRGPPATKPQGTQAPTARPTTARATEAWPRTSEGPSTWPAEIPRGGGSFRTPIQEEQGDAHSTLAKI
- the TNFRSF4 gene encoding tumor necrosis factor receptor superfamily member 4 isoform X2, whose amino-acid sequence is MCVGARRRVQGPWEVALLLLGLVLSASGLRCVGDTYPSGGRCCDECRPGYGMVSRCSRTQNSVCRPCEPGYYSDSVSAKPCKACTRCNLRSGSERKQKCTATQDAVCRCRPGTQPMHSYKLGVDCAPCPPGHFSSGDNQPCKPWTNCTLAGKSTQQPASNSLDAVCEDRGPPATKPQGTQAPTARPTTARATEAWPRTSEGPSTWPAEIPRGPAVAAILGLGLALGLLGPLAMLLALHLLRRDLRPPPDAPKPPGGGSFRTPIQEEQGDAHSTLAKI
- the TNFRSF4 gene encoding tumor necrosis factor receptor superfamily member 4 isoform X1, whose product is MCVGARRRVQGPWEVALLLLGLVLSASGLRCVGDTYPSGGRCCDECRPGYGMVSRCSRTQNSVCRPCEPGYYSDSVSAKPCKACTRCNLRSGSERKQKCTATQDAVCRCRPGTQPMHSYKLGVDCAPCPPGHFSSGDNQPCKPWTNCTLAGKSTQQPASNSLDAVCEDRGPPATKPQGTQAPTARPTTARATEAWPRTSEGPSTWPAEIPRGPAVAAILGLGLALGLLGPLAMLLALHLLRRDLRPPPDAPKPPGECHVAPPRCSWRVAPAHQSLLFSFSGGGSFRTPIQEEQGDAHSTLAKI
- the TNFRSF4 gene encoding tumor necrosis factor receptor superfamily member 4 isoform X3 produces the protein MHGVGVGSGASQEGGPGEGAGKGPAKPDRGHAWGVHGCRPGAEGAGQLPNSVASAAGYGMVSRCSRTQNSVCRPCEPGYYSDSVSAKPCKACTRCNLRSGSERKQKCTATQDAVCRCRPGTQPMHSYKLGVDCAPCPPGHFSSGDNQPCKPWTNCTLAGKSTQQPASNSLDAVCEDRGPPATKPQGTQAPTARPTTARATEAWPRTSEGPSTWPAEIPRGPAVAAILGLGLALGLLGPLAMLLALHLLRRDLRPPPDAPKPPGECHVAPPRCSWRVAPAHQSLLFSFSGGGSFRTPIQEEQGDAHSTLAKI